The following coding sequences lie in one Listeria ivanovii subsp. londoniensis genomic window:
- a CDS encoding glycoside hydrolase family 1 protein — MHTNTGFPADFLWGGAAAANQFEGAYNVDGKGLTVQDVTPKGGFGHITDGPTPDNLKLEGIDFYHRYKDDVKLFAEMGFKVFRTSIAWSRIFPNGDETEPNEAGLQFYDDLFDELLAHNIEPLITLSHYETPLHLSKTYDGWVNRKMIDFYENYVRTVFNRYKGKVKYWLTFNEINSILHAPFMSGGISTSPDKLSQKDLYQAVHHELVASALATKIGHEIMPEAKIGCMVLAMPTYPLTSNPDDIIAVMEAERKNYFFSDVHVRGTYPGYMKRYFAENNIELDVTAEDLEILKNTVDFISFSYYMSTTETADESKRKEGAGNILGGVQNPYLEASEWGWQIDPKGLRVVLNDFWDRYQKPLFIVENGLGAIDKLEEDADGNLTVNDDYRIDYLSSHLSQVKEAIKDGVELMGYTSWGCIDLVSASTAEMKKRYGFIYVDRNNDGSGTLNRYKKKSFDWYKNVIASNGEDL; from the coding sequence ATGCATACAAACACAGGATTTCCAGCCGATTTTTTATGGGGCGGGGCAGCTGCAGCGAACCAATTCGAAGGCGCTTATAACGTTGATGGGAAAGGACTTACCGTTCAAGATGTTACTCCAAAAGGCGGATTCGGTCATATTACTGACGGTCCAACACCAGACAACTTAAAATTAGAAGGCATAGATTTTTATCACCGTTATAAAGATGATGTAAAACTTTTTGCTGAAATGGGTTTCAAAGTTTTCCGTACATCCATCGCTTGGTCCCGTATCTTCCCAAATGGCGACGAAACCGAACCAAACGAAGCAGGACTACAATTCTACGATGATTTATTTGATGAACTTTTAGCACACAACATCGAACCACTTATCACTTTATCTCATTATGAAACACCACTTCACTTATCAAAAACATACGACGGTTGGGTTAATCGCAAAATGATCGACTTCTATGAAAATTATGTTCGTACCGTATTTAATCGTTACAAAGGAAAAGTGAAATACTGGTTAACATTTAACGAAATTAACTCGATTCTACACGCACCTTTCATGAGTGGCGGAATTTCCACAAGTCCTGACAAATTATCTCAAAAAGACTTATATCAAGCCGTTCACCATGAACTTGTGGCAAGCGCACTAGCAACAAAAATTGGTCATGAAATCATGCCAGAAGCAAAAATCGGTTGTATGGTTCTTGCAATGCCAACATACCCACTTACTTCCAACCCAGACGACATTATTGCAGTTATGGAAGCAGAACGCAAAAACTATTTCTTCTCTGATGTACATGTCCGCGGAACTTACCCAGGATATATGAAACGCTATTTCGCTGAGAATAATATCGAATTAGACGTCACTGCAGAAGACTTAGAAATTCTTAAAAACACTGTTGATTTCATCTCTTTCAGCTACTACATGAGCACAACCGAAACAGCCGATGAGTCAAAACGTAAAGAAGGTGCAGGAAACATCCTAGGTGGCGTACAAAATCCTTACCTAGAAGCATCCGAATGGGGTTGGCAAATCGATCCTAAAGGGCTACGTGTTGTTCTAAACGACTTCTGGGATAGATACCAAAAACCACTTTTCATCGTTGAAAACGGTCTTGGTGCTATTGATAAATTAGAAGAAGATGCAGACGGAAATCTAACAGTTAACGACGATTACCGGATTGATTATTTGAGCTCCCATTTGTCGCAAGTGAAAGAAGCGATTAAAGATGGGGTTGAGTTGATGGGTTACACTTCTTGGGGTTGTATTGATTTAGTTAGTGCTTCTACTGCTGAAATGAAGAAACGTTATGGTTTTATTTATGTCGACCGTAATAATGATGGCAGTGGTACGCTAAATCGGTATAAGAAGAAGAGTTTTGATTGGTATAAGAATGTGATTGCGAGTAATGGGGAAGATTTGTAA
- a CDS encoding GAP family protein yields MDSAFSAILSPAVGILISPFPIVGLILILLSNKARINSIFYTIGWIIGNIAIFFIGLFLMSSAVNSSGDQSMLVKIVLIVLGGLLILLGAHDFMKRPKNGEKAATPKWFEKMSNIKPGGAMIFAFALSAINPKNMLLSLTAGVSVGALNLAGGQETATIIMFTLIACCSIYIPTIAFLVAGDKLNKVLDSARKWLIQNNSVIMAVLFLFIGLSVISKAF; encoded by the coding sequence ATGGATTCAGCATTTTCAGCAATTTTATCACCAGCAGTAGGAATTTTAATTAGTCCATTTCCGATTGTGGGACTTATTTTAATTTTACTTAGTAACAAAGCTCGGATAAACAGTATTTTTTACACAATAGGGTGGATCATCGGGAATATTGCCATTTTCTTTATCGGGTTATTCTTGATGAGTTCTGCAGTGAATTCATCTGGAGACCAGTCAATGCTTGTGAAAATCGTACTTATTGTGCTGGGGGGGTTATTAATTTTACTTGGAGCACACGATTTTATGAAACGACCAAAAAACGGAGAGAAAGCTGCAACGCCAAAATGGTTTGAAAAAATGAGTAACATTAAACCGGGCGGAGCAATGATTTTCGCTTTTGCACTTTCAGCAATCAATCCTAAAAACATGTTGCTCTCACTTACAGCTGGGGTTAGTGTTGGCGCACTTAATTTGGCAGGGGGACAAGAAACGGCAACAATAATTATGTTTACTCTTATCGCTTGTTGTTCGATTTATATTCCAACAATTGCTTTTTTAGTAGCTGGTGACAAATTAAATAAAGTATTAGATAGCGCACGCAAATGGTTGATTCAAAATAATTCAGTGATTATGGCTGTATTATTCTTGTTTATTGGACTTAGTGTGATTAGCAAAGCATTTTAA
- the tkt gene encoding transketolase, with translation MSRIDEQMVNSIRVLSMDMIEKANSGHPGLPMGAAPMAFSLWKNHLKFNPEHPTWFNRDRFVLSAGHGSAMLYSLLHLFGYDLPISELKKFRQTGSKTPGHPEFGHTIGVDATTGPLGQGFAMGVGMAMTEAHLRAKFNQPDFPVVDHHTYVLCGDGCLMEGISYEAASLAGHLKLGKLVVLYDSNDISLDGDLDESFSEDIELRFRSAGWQTLRVDDGNDLDALDAAILLAKTEKSRPTLIEVKTIIGYGSPEKAGKSAAHGSPLGEKELKLAKASYDWQMPPFELPKTVENQKEFYHSKGRASESSWLRTFNAYKQKYPELAESLQQLMDNKLTPDWDASLPVFHEKNDPAIATREVSGIVLQELEKKLPNLFGGAADLASSNKTNLKASDRFSPGNYAAKNISFGVREFAMGAAVNGMTLHGGVQAFGATFFVFSDYLRSAIRSAALMGIPSTFIMTHDSIAVGEDGPTHEPIEHLASFRAMPGLTVIRPADGNETVEAYRHAFIQKTQPTMLVLSRQNLPILPESAEKAKAGLSKGAYILVDSPLDKLDIVLLASGSEVHLMTAVRENLAKKGYGARVVSIPSFDLFDQQNSEYKESILPKAVKKRLAAEMGASYGWHKYLGDEGEMLAIDSFGMSGPGDQLAEHFGFTIENLTKLALQQL, from the coding sequence ATGAGTAGAATTGATGAACAAATGGTAAACTCGATTCGTGTTTTATCTATGGATATGATTGAAAAAGCCAACTCCGGACATCCCGGGCTACCAATGGGAGCTGCACCTATGGCATTCTCTCTTTGGAAAAACCACCTCAAGTTCAATCCAGAACACCCAACTTGGTTCAACCGCGATCGTTTCGTCCTTTCAGCAGGACACGGTTCAGCAATGCTTTATAGTTTGCTTCATCTATTTGGGTATGATTTACCGATATCCGAACTAAAAAAATTCCGGCAAACTGGTAGTAAAACACCCGGGCACCCTGAGTTCGGCCATACAATTGGAGTAGATGCAACAACCGGCCCACTTGGTCAAGGATTCGCAATGGGTGTTGGAATGGCAATGACTGAAGCGCATTTAAGAGCTAAATTTAATCAACCCGACTTTCCGGTTGTCGATCATCATACGTATGTTCTGTGTGGTGATGGTTGTTTAATGGAGGGTATTTCCTACGAAGCAGCATCCCTAGCCGGTCATTTAAAACTGGGTAAACTCGTCGTTCTATACGATTCCAATGATATCTCACTGGATGGTGATTTAGACGAGTCTTTCTCTGAAGATATTGAATTACGCTTCCGGTCTGCTGGCTGGCAAACATTACGAGTCGATGATGGGAATGACTTAGATGCGCTTGACGCCGCTATCCTCCTTGCTAAAACGGAAAAATCCCGGCCAACTTTAATTGAAGTGAAGACTATCATTGGCTATGGCAGTCCCGAAAAAGCAGGTAAATCTGCCGCTCACGGTTCCCCACTTGGCGAAAAAGAATTAAAACTTGCGAAAGCATCCTACGACTGGCAAATGCCTCCTTTTGAGTTACCAAAGACAGTAGAAAATCAAAAAGAATTTTACCATTCCAAAGGTCGTGCTAGTGAAAGTAGCTGGCTTCGAACTTTTAATGCTTACAAACAAAAGTATCCAGAACTTGCCGAAAGCTTGCAACAACTGATGGATAACAAACTGACACCTGATTGGGATGCATCACTACCTGTTTTTCATGAAAAAAACGACCCAGCTATCGCCACACGGGAAGTCTCAGGTATTGTGCTACAAGAACTCGAGAAAAAATTACCTAATTTGTTCGGTGGTGCTGCCGATTTAGCTTCCTCCAATAAAACAAATTTAAAAGCAAGTGACCGGTTTTCTCCTGGTAACTATGCTGCTAAAAACATCTCATTCGGTGTCCGCGAATTCGCCATGGGAGCAGCAGTCAACGGGATGACCCTTCACGGCGGCGTTCAAGCATTCGGTGCCACCTTCTTTGTTTTCTCGGACTACCTTCGTTCCGCAATTCGTTCGGCAGCTTTGATGGGTATCCCGTCTACATTTATTATGACGCATGATTCCATAGCTGTTGGAGAAGACGGACCGACACACGAGCCGATCGAGCATTTAGCTTCCTTCCGCGCCATGCCTGGTCTAACTGTTATCCGACCAGCTGATGGCAACGAAACCGTCGAAGCTTACCGCCATGCCTTTATTCAAAAAACGCAACCAACCATGCTCGTATTAAGTCGTCAAAACTTACCAATTTTGCCAGAAAGTGCTGAAAAAGCCAAAGCAGGCCTTTCAAAAGGTGCTTACATTCTAGTCGATTCTCCGCTTGATAAGTTAGATATCGTCTTACTTGCCTCTGGATCAGAAGTCCATTTAATGACTGCTGTCAGGGAAAACCTAGCGAAAAAAGGTTATGGTGCACGTGTTGTCAGCATACCAAGTTTCGATTTATTCGATCAACAAAACTCCGAATACAAAGAAAGTATTTTACCAAAAGCCGTTAAAAAACGTCTTGCAGCTGAAATGGGCGCTTCGTATGGCTGGCACAAATACCTAGGTGATGAAGGAGAAATGCTTGCAATCGATTCATTCGGAATGTCCGGACCTGGTGACCAACTAGCAGAACATTTCGGCTTCACCATAGAAAACTTAACAAAACTCGCTTTGCAACAATTATAG
- the fsa gene encoding fructose-6-phosphate aldolase, protein MKFFLDTASVTEIKRISELGLVDGVTTNPTIIAKEGRPFEEVIKEICSIVDGPVSAEVIGLEADKMIEEARVLAKWAPNVVVKIPMTEEGLKAVHTLTAEGIKTNVTLIFTVSQGLMAAKAGATYISPFLGRLDDIGTDGIILIKNLKTVLDNYGLKAEIISASIRHIGHLEEAAEAGAHIATIPGSLFPKLWSHPLTDKGIEGFLKDWEAFSQKEGN, encoded by the coding sequence ATGAAATTTTTCTTAGACACGGCAAGCGTTACCGAAATCAAACGAATTAGCGAACTAGGTTTAGTGGATGGGGTCACTACAAATCCCACTATCATCGCCAAAGAAGGACGCCCCTTTGAAGAAGTAATCAAAGAAATTTGCTCTATCGTAGACGGCCCAGTAAGCGCAGAAGTAATCGGTCTTGAAGCAGATAAAATGATTGAAGAAGCACGAGTCCTAGCAAAATGGGCACCCAATGTAGTAGTAAAAATTCCGATGACCGAAGAAGGATTAAAAGCAGTCCATACCCTTACAGCAGAAGGAATAAAAACGAATGTGACGCTCATTTTTACCGTTTCGCAAGGTTTGATGGCAGCAAAAGCAGGAGCAACTTACATTAGCCCATTTTTAGGAAGACTTGACGATATCGGCACAGACGGCATTATTTTAATCAAAAACCTCAAAACCGTCCTTGATAACTACGGACTAAAAGCAGAAATCATCTCTGCTAGCATCCGCCACATCGGTCACCTCGAAGAAGCCGCTGAAGCTGGAGCACATATCGCGACAATTCCTGGCAGCCTATTTCCCAAACTTTGGTCCCATCCCTTGACTGACAAAGGCATCGAAGGATTTTTAAAAGATTGGGAAGCGTTCAGTCAGAAAGAAGGCAACTAG
- a CDS encoding SDR family oxidoreductase — protein MTFKGFDKDFNITDKVAVVTGAASGIGKAMAELFSEKGAYVVLLDIKEEVKDVAAKINPSRTLALQVDITKKENIEKTVAEIKKVYPKIDILANSAGVALLEKAEDLPEEYWDKTMELNLKGSFLMAQIIGREMIATGGGKIVNMASQASVIALDKHVAYCASKAAIVSMTQVLAMEWAPYNINVNAISPTVILTELGKKAWAGQVGEDMKKLIPAGRFGYPEEVAACALFLVSDAASLITGENLIIDGGYTIK, from the coding sequence ATGACTTTTAAAGGCTTTGATAAAGATTTTAACATTACGGATAAAGTAGCAGTTGTAACAGGAGCAGCAAGCGGGATTGGTAAAGCAATGGCAGAACTATTTTCCGAAAAAGGGGCTTACGTTGTCTTGCTTGATATTAAGGAAGAAGTGAAAGATGTCGCAGCAAAAATCAACCCTTCACGAACTCTCGCACTACAAGTCGATATCACTAAGAAAGAAAATATCGAAAAGACAGTCGCTGAAATTAAAAAAGTTTATCCAAAAATTGATATCTTAGCAAATTCAGCCGGTGTGGCGCTTCTGGAAAAAGCAGAAGACTTACCAGAAGAATACTGGGATAAAACAATGGAACTTAACTTAAAAGGTTCTTTCCTCATGGCGCAAATCATCGGTCGTGAAATGATTGCAACTGGCGGCGGAAAAATCGTTAATATGGCCTCCCAAGCATCGGTCATTGCTCTTGATAAACATGTAGCTTACTGTGCTAGTAAAGCAGCCATCGTTTCTATGACCCAAGTGCTAGCAATGGAATGGGCACCTTACAATATTAATGTCAACGCAATTTCGCCAACTGTTATTTTAACAGAACTTGGCAAGAAAGCATGGGCAGGTCAAGTCGGTGAAGATATGAAGAAATTAATTCCCGCTGGCCGATTCGGCTATCCAGAAGAAGTTGCTGCCTGCGCCCTATTTTTAGTCAGTGATGCAGCGAGCTTAATTACTGGCGAAAACCTAATTATTGACGGCGGATACACGATTAAATAA
- the rpiB gene encoding ribose 5-phosphate isomerase B, whose protein sequence is MKIAIGCDEMGFELKQVLIARLKEKNIEFTDFGSFENEKVLYPSIAEKVALEVKNNDYHRGILICGTGIGMAITANKIHGIRAAQIHDSYSAERARKSNDAHIMTMGALVIGPSLAVSLLDIWLDSNFSGGRSQAKVDLMEEIDQKNR, encoded by the coding sequence ATGAAAATCGCAATCGGTTGTGATGAAATGGGATTTGAACTAAAACAAGTTCTCATCGCACGTTTAAAGGAGAAAAATATTGAATTTACGGACTTCGGTAGCTTCGAAAATGAAAAAGTACTTTACCCAAGCATCGCCGAAAAAGTAGCACTAGAAGTTAAAAATAATGACTATCACCGCGGAATTCTCATTTGCGGAACAGGAATTGGAATGGCGATTACAGCGAACAAAATCCACGGAATAAGAGCCGCACAAATTCATGACTCTTATTCAGCAGAACGCGCTAGAAAAAGTAATGATGCACATATTATGACGATGGGAGCACTTGTAATCGGCCCTTCCCTTGCCGTTTCACTTTTAGATATATGGCTTGATAGCAACTTCTCAGGCGGTCGTTCCCAAGCAAAAGTAGATTTAATGGAAGAAATCGACCAAAAAAATAGATAA
- a CDS encoding triose-phosphate isomerase, with product MRKPLVGINMKNYINTRKETADWLESTIPLLENFSNVDTFIFPSMGTLETTATILAGKSFGFGPQNMAPEKSGPLTGEFSVESIIDLKANYVEIGHAERKNIFHEEASQIAKKIKLALDEQITPVVCIGEQVKATTTVDLKDALKKQTDALFQMIALSDWQNVVLAYEPEWAIGKASSADTNYIETAHQALRDIIRETGGNEKLVRIIYGGSVSKENAADIVRQKNVDGLFVGRFGHKPQNFADIVTIVSQMKG from the coding sequence ATGCGCAAACCTTTAGTCGGTATTAATATGAAAAATTATATTAACACGCGAAAAGAAACAGCTGACTGGCTAGAATCGACTATCCCTCTACTCGAAAATTTTTCTAATGTGGATACGTTCATTTTTCCTTCGATGGGCACTTTAGAAACAACTGCAACCATTTTAGCTGGAAAATCATTTGGGTTTGGTCCGCAAAATATGGCGCCGGAGAAATCCGGCCCCCTTACTGGGGAATTTTCCGTCGAGTCAATTATTGATTTAAAAGCAAACTATGTCGAAATTGGTCACGCAGAACGGAAAAACATTTTTCATGAAGAAGCGAGCCAAATCGCAAAAAAAATCAAACTTGCTTTAGATGAGCAGATTACGCCCGTTGTATGTATCGGGGAACAAGTAAAAGCAACAACTACAGTCGATTTAAAAGATGCACTCAAAAAACAAACTGACGCTTTATTCCAAATGATTGCTTTATCCGATTGGCAAAATGTTGTTTTAGCTTATGAACCAGAATGGGCAATTGGCAAAGCTTCATCTGCGGATACGAATTACATCGAAACCGCGCACCAAGCTTTGCGAGACATTATTCGCGAAACTGGTGGTAACGAAAAACTTGTAAGAATTATTTATGGCGGATCTGTCAGCAAAGAAAATGCTGCAGATATTGTTCGTCAAAAAAATGTAGATGGCTTATTTGTTGGGAGATTTGGTCATAAACCACAAAACTTCGCAGATATTGTTACTATCGTTAGCCAAATGAAAGGATGA
- the dhaL gene encoding dihydroxyacetone kinase subunit DhaL: MSELVLDSTFFGQVLQDMGALIEKERDYLTGLDSDIGDGDHGINLSIGFREVNKKLDELLAASPDIATLLKKSGMILLGKVGGASGPLYGSFFMKCGTDVAGKTELNFDELCGMIINGAAAVQHRGKAELGDKTMMDAFLPGIEVLENRAQDSDPVVTFTAFVDAMQAGAQSTIPLIAKKGRALRLGERAIGHLDPGSESSWMLMNVILENLKKAV, translated from the coding sequence ATGAGCGAATTAGTTTTGGATAGTACTTTTTTCGGGCAAGTTTTGCAAGATATGGGAGCGCTAATTGAAAAAGAACGCGATTATTTAACTGGGCTGGACTCAGATATCGGCGACGGTGACCATGGCATCAACTTAAGTATCGGTTTCCGCGAAGTAAATAAAAAATTAGATGAGTTACTAGCAGCATCCCCTGATATCGCTACATTACTGAAAAAATCGGGAATGATTTTACTTGGAAAAGTTGGTGGCGCATCCGGCCCACTTTACGGTAGTTTCTTTATGAAATGTGGCACCGATGTAGCTGGAAAAACCGAGCTAAACTTTGATGAACTTTGTGGCATGATAATCAATGGTGCTGCCGCAGTTCAACATCGCGGAAAAGCCGAACTTGGTGATAAAACAATGATGGATGCTTTCTTACCAGGTATTGAAGTGCTAGAAAATCGAGCTCAAGATTCGGATCCAGTTGTCACTTTTACCGCGTTTGTTGATGCGATGCAAGCTGGTGCGCAGTCCACCATCCCGCTTATTGCTAAAAAAGGACGTGCCTTAAGACTTGGGGAACGAGCGATTGGTCACCTTGATCCTGGTTCTGAGTCGTCTTGGATGCTAATGAATGTCATTTTAGAGAACTTAAAAAAGGCGGTCTAA
- the dhaK2 gene encoding dihydroxyacetone kinase subunit DhaK2 encodes MRRLVNDGYEAVEEMLAGYVAAQGKYVDFAENDKRVIVSKQMSEEPRVRIIIGGGSGHEPLFLGYVGKDFADAAVIGNVNTSPSPEPCYNAVKAVDSGKGCLYMYGNYAGDVMNFDMGAEMAADEGIRVETVLVTDDIYSAEKVEDRRGVAGDLIVFKAAASAAAKGLDLDAVKQAAEKANANTYSMGVALSSSTLPVTGKAIFEMNEGEMEVGMGIHGEPGIKRSSIEPADKVVDQIMGYLIEEMKLTSGEEVHVLINGLGGLPVMDQYICYRRVDEILKEKGVKIHHPLVGNYATSMDMIGMSVTLVRLDDELKELLDAPCDTPYFKLD; translated from the coding sequence ATGAGACGTTTAGTGAATGATGGATATGAAGCAGTAGAAGAAATGTTAGCTGGCTATGTGGCGGCACAAGGAAAATATGTTGATTTTGCCGAAAATGATAAACGCGTTATTGTAAGCAAACAAATGAGCGAAGAGCCACGGGTACGTATTATTATTGGTGGTGGCTCCGGGCATGAACCTCTTTTCTTAGGATACGTGGGGAAAGATTTTGCCGATGCAGCGGTGATTGGTAATGTCAACACCTCCCCTTCTCCTGAACCTTGCTACAATGCAGTGAAAGCGGTTGATAGCGGAAAAGGTTGTCTTTATATGTACGGAAATTACGCTGGTGATGTGATGAACTTCGATATGGGGGCGGAAATGGCAGCAGATGAAGGTATTCGCGTCGAAACAGTGCTTGTAACAGATGATATTTACTCAGCTGAAAAAGTAGAAGATCGTCGTGGGGTTGCCGGTGACTTAATCGTCTTTAAAGCAGCAGCATCTGCAGCAGCTAAAGGACTCGACCTAGACGCTGTAAAACAAGCAGCTGAAAAAGCGAATGCCAATACTTATTCAATGGGAGTAGCGCTATCTTCCTCCACGCTTCCGGTAACAGGTAAAGCCATTTTTGAAATGAATGAAGGGGAAATGGAAGTTGGCATGGGAATTCACGGTGAGCCTGGAATAAAACGTTCTTCTATTGAACCAGCTGATAAAGTAGTTGACCAAATTATGGGTTATTTAATAGAAGAAATGAAACTTACATCTGGAGAAGAAGTACACGTGCTTATTAACGGACTCGGTGGTTTACCAGTAATGGACCAGTATATTTGTTACCGCCGTGTCGATGAAATTTTGAAAGAAAAAGGTGTGAAGATTCATCATCCGCTTGTTGGGAACTATGCGACTTCGATGGATATGATTGGTATGTCGGTTACACTTGTTCGTTTAGACGATGAACTAAAAGAATTACTAGACGCGCCGTGCGATACACCATATTTCAAGCTGGACTAA
- a CDS encoding Lin0368 family putative glycerol transporter subunit yields MSIGIALATIAGGFLFPFAIRMMWGKMVDEWGAIGGWMAAAFIVGTVWTINHGIPKSMIYQSGTVWVDMAVAAGIGVFTASLLTGGKFSKSVVNLAAAVVGGTIGGFLLSLFL; encoded by the coding sequence ATGAGCATTGGTATTGCATTAGCAACGATTGCAGGTGGCTTTTTATTCCCTTTTGCTATTCGAATGATGTGGGGAAAAATGGTAGATGAATGGGGCGCTATCGGTGGTTGGATGGCAGCAGCATTTATCGTTGGAACAGTTTGGACAATTAATCATGGGATTCCAAAATCAATGATCTATCAATCTGGAACGGTTTGGGTTGATATGGCGGTCGCAGCAGGTATTGGCGTATTCACAGCTTCCCTTTTAACAGGCGGAAAATTTTCTAAATCGGTGGTAAACCTAGCAGCTGCTGTAGTTGGCGGCACTATTGGTGGATTTTTACTATCATTATTCTTATAA
- a CDS encoding Lin0368 family putative glycerol transporter subunit has product MKFFRGTIGFCIAGMIVMSVWTPLAENYGIFGGYLAAFIIIGPMWFMNHYVGLIENDEDAAFVDMAVGIGICGIMRDVFMQGGGELITSLPTIGLVAIGAVLAGIVAAIIEKDMAKKHEAKQEKTEPGMNIQEEERLNENQLV; this is encoded by the coding sequence ATGAAATTCTTTAGAGGAACAATTGGTTTTTGTATCGCAGGTATGATTGTTATGAGTGTTTGGACTCCACTTGCTGAAAATTATGGTATTTTTGGAGGTTATCTAGCAGCTTTTATCATTATTGGACCAATGTGGTTTATGAATCATTATGTTGGCCTAATTGAAAATGATGAAGATGCGGCTTTTGTTGATATGGCTGTTGGAATTGGAATTTGCGGAATTATGCGTGATGTCTTTATGCAAGGTGGCGGTGAATTAATTACCTCACTTCCAACAATTGGTCTTGTAGCAATTGGCGCAGTACTTGCCGGAATTGTTGCAGCAATTATTGAAAAAGATATGGCAAAGAAACACGAAGCAAAACAAGAAAAAACAGAACCTGGCATGAATATTCAAGAAGAAGAACGCTTGAACGAAAATCAATTAGTCTAA
- the dhaM2 gene encoding dihydroxyacetone kinase phosphoryl donor subunit DhaM2: MISIILVSHSQKITEGLQEMIVEMVGDTVHIISSGGTGDGRLGTNALMIADNISACTNSEHIYIFCDIGSAILSAETSLELLEPELLEKTTIIDAPLVEGAFTAAVQSLVNPSKEAILLELTNVH; this comes from the coding sequence ATGATAAGTATTATTTTAGTATCACACAGCCAGAAAATCACGGAGGGTTTACAGGAAATGATTGTCGAAATGGTTGGTGATACTGTACATATTATATCTTCGGGAGGAACTGGTGATGGTCGTCTTGGCACAAACGCACTCATGATAGCTGATAATATCTCAGCTTGCACTAATTCAGAACACATTTATATTTTTTGTGATATTGGAAGCGCCATCTTAAGTGCGGAAACATCGCTTGAATTATTAGAACCCGAACTTCTCGAAAAAACTACTATTATCGATGCCCCACTAGTTGAAGGCGCATTCACTGCTGCTGTTCAATCGCTCGTCAACCCATCCAAAGAAGCTATTTTACTCGAACTCACAAATGTGCATTAA
- a CDS encoding DeoR/GlpR family DNA-binding transcription regulator, producing MFPFERQNKIIHLLDQNNKITVPELSRILDVSISTIRNDLSSLEESGMIKKIHGGAVLLKSEEKFTNFNDRIIRNIEEKEAIAKEAATLVKNNQTIILDASSTALALAKELHGFTRLTVITSGLYTAIELKDNPNISVILTGGIVTTNSFTLEGILGSNLIENIHADVCFMSAKGFTMEEGLTDFNIYETELKRLLAKRTNKLVALLDHTKMGVISTASITAAKNIDLLITDNKINRTLYKQFQDAGLPVKIAE from the coding sequence ATGTTTCCATTTGAAAGACAAAATAAAATAATTCATCTACTAGACCAAAATAATAAAATAACAGTACCAGAATTAAGTCGTATCTTGGATGTCTCGATTAGCACCATCCGAAATGATTTATCTTCATTAGAAGAAAGCGGGATGATTAAAAAAATACACGGGGGTGCGGTACTTTTAAAAAGCGAAGAGAAATTTACTAATTTCAACGACCGAATTATTCGTAATATAGAAGAAAAAGAAGCGATTGCGAAAGAAGCGGCAACTTTAGTGAAAAACAACCAAACTATTATTCTTGATGCTAGCTCCACAGCACTTGCACTTGCAAAAGAATTACACGGTTTCACAAGACTTACTGTGATCACAAGTGGGCTTTATACGGCGATTGAATTAAAAGACAACCCAAATATTAGCGTTATTTTAACAGGTGGAATTGTCACCACAAATTCTTTCACGCTAGAAGGGATTCTTGGCTCTAATTTAATTGAAAATATTCATGCAGACGTGTGTTTCATGTCGGCAAAAGGTTTTACCATGGAAGAAGGATTAACGGATTTCAACATTTATGAAACCGAATTAAAACGACTTCTTGCCAAACGGACAAACAAGTTAGTAGCGCTTTTGGATCATACAAAAATGGGTGTTATTTCTACCGCAAGTATCACGGCAGCAAAAAATATTGATTTATTGATTACAGATAACAAAATAAATCGTACTTTATACAAACAATTTCAAGATGCCGGGTTGCCAGTGAAAATTGCAGAGTGA